A window from Aminivibrio sp. encodes these proteins:
- a CDS encoding HD domain-containing protein, which translates to MSKTGDIRRMAKDDRFKVLGVVSRASVRKDKNGKNYWDIALMDDEGIIEGKIWGNSRWWDKSGDEQIEVRDPADSSLFGELVGKTLGLAGQVSEFKGQPQYNFTGVYFMNQEKFPPHQFVQRSPIDRDILEKEFFDLLESCGGQVEAFLRYVFFERKLWDRFKDCPAAVAHHHAYVGGLLEHTLAVARTARALAGTYSEAGYEINVPVAVAGALLHDLGKMDSYRLVPAPEMTVVGTVIDHIVLGYSTFADLAGDFGLEERIFLAIGHILVSHHGCREFGSPVLPATPEAMVVSAADELDFRLFCWKNSVEKMEEGKEISDYNVSAQRRFWKWEQGNNGA; encoded by the coding sequence TTGAGCAAGACCGGAGACATCCGGCGTATGGCCAAGGACGACCGGTTCAAGGTCCTCGGTGTTGTTTCGAGAGCTTCCGTGAGAAAGGACAAGAACGGAAAGAATTACTGGGACATTGCCCTTATGGACGACGAGGGAATCATCGAAGGTAAAATTTGGGGAAATTCCAGGTGGTGGGACAAAAGCGGGGACGAGCAGATTGAAGTCCGCGATCCTGCCGATTCGTCCCTTTTCGGGGAGCTTGTGGGCAAAACCCTGGGACTGGCGGGACAAGTAAGCGAATTCAAAGGGCAGCCCCAGTACAATTTCACCGGGGTCTATTTCATGAACCAGGAGAAATTTCCTCCGCACCAGTTTGTTCAGCGTTCGCCAATTGACAGGGACATCCTGGAGAAGGAGTTTTTCGATCTTCTGGAGAGCTGCGGCGGACAGGTAGAGGCATTTCTCCGCTACGTTTTTTTCGAGAGAAAACTCTGGGACCGGTTCAAGGACTGCCCCGCAGCAGTGGCCCATCACCACGCCTACGTCGGGGGGCTGCTGGAGCATACCCTTGCGGTGGCGAGAACGGCCAGGGCCCTGGCAGGAACCTACTCCGAAGCGGGGTATGAAATCAATGTTCCCGTTGCCGTTGCGGGGGCACTGCTGCACGACCTTGGAAAAATGGATTCCTACAGACTCGTTCCTGCTCCCGAGATGACGGTGGTCGGCACGGTCATTGACCATATCGTCCTTGGATACAGCACCTTCGCCGACCTTGCCGGGGATTTCGGCCTGGAGGAACGGATTTTTCTCGCCATCGGCCACATTCTGGTAAGCCACCACGGCTGCCGGGAATTCGGATCCCCCGTTCTGCCCGCCACTCCCGAGGCTATGGTGGTGAGCGCCGCAGACGAGCTCGACTTCAGGCTCTTCTGCTGGAAGAATTCCGTCGAAAAGATGGAGGAAGGGAAGGAAATTTCCGATTACAACGTATCCGCCCAGAGGCGGTTCTGGAAATGGGAGCAGGGGAACAATGGCGCATAA
- a CDS encoding RluA family pseudouridine synthase has protein sequence MAHKLTVSSSDGGRRLDKVIRSIWPGLPLSVVMKGIRTGSVRLDGKKASCDVRVSAGQEIYVPWESPREAAGEYRYRRTVPVLFRDSRIWAVNKPENLLVQPDRKDQDNVLDRVKYMLHLEGLEERAYAVHRLDRNTTGVLLVALSGVSLRILQDAFRERKIRKTYLAVVASFPPKEGEIRAPLLKDPSSNTVRVDPAGKDALTRYRLLAGGNDASLVEIDLVTGRSHQARVHMASIGYPVLGDIRYGSEEINGKWRKRGIRRPLLHSYRILFGDLGGEMEDLSGMRITAPPAGDMESLCASRGWRLP, from the coding sequence ATGGCGCATAAACTGACTGTTTCTTCATCCGACGGCGGACGCAGGCTCGACAAGGTGATCCGGTCCATCTGGCCGGGGCTTCCGCTGAGCGTGGTCATGAAGGGGATCCGTACAGGCTCCGTGCGGCTCGATGGGAAAAAGGCCTCCTGCGATGTCCGGGTATCTGCCGGCCAGGAGATTTACGTCCCGTGGGAGAGTCCCAGGGAGGCGGCGGGGGAGTACCGCTACCGGAGGACGGTGCCGGTTCTCTTCAGGGACAGCCGCATATGGGCGGTGAACAAGCCAGAAAACCTTCTCGTCCAGCCGGACAGGAAGGACCAGGACAACGTCCTCGACCGGGTGAAGTACATGCTTCATCTCGAAGGGCTCGAGGAAAGGGCCTATGCCGTGCACCGCCTTGACAGGAACACCACGGGCGTTCTGCTGGTGGCCCTTTCCGGGGTCAGCCTCCGGATTCTCCAGGATGCCTTCCGGGAGAGAAAAATACGGAAGACCTACCTCGCCGTGGTGGCGAGCTTTCCGCCGAAGGAAGGGGAGATACGGGCGCCTCTCCTGAAAGATCCTTCTTCGAACACCGTCCGGGTCGATCCCGCCGGCAAGGATGCCTTGACCAGGTACCGCCTTCTCGCCGGGGGAAACGACGCGTCTCTTGTCGAGATCGATCTTGTGACCGGGCGATCCCATCAGGCGAGGGTCCACATGGCGTCCATCGGATACCCCGTTCTCGGCGACATCAGGTACGGAAGCGAGGAAATCAACGGAAAATGGAGAAAACGCGGAATCCGGCGTCCTCTGCTTCACAGCTACAGGATTCTTTTCGGTGATCTCGGAGGCGAAATGGAGGATTTGTCCGGCATGAGAATTACCGCTCCTCCTGCCGGGGACATGGAGTCTCTTTGCGCCTCCCGGGGGTGGCGCCTTCCATGA
- a CDS encoding 2,3-bisphosphoglycerate-independent phosphoglycerate mutase — protein MKRMELLRRLARDNGGKMILLVMDGIGGLPGPDGKTELEAARTPNLDALAAKSELGLIDIVDTGITPGSGPGHLSLFGYDPLEYSIGRGILEAMGVGALVAPGDICARGNFCTRSEDDVILDRRAGRIATEKSALVVEKLAASIREIDGVKVTLYPGREHRFVVVFSGPGLTQQVADADPQQEGAPMRWAASLGPDGERMAAVANAFIRKVSEVLRGNAPANGCLLRGFSSAPDLPLMGDLYRMKPVAVATYPMYRGLAKLVGMDVVDAGETLDRLFDAVGRLWNDYDYFYVHVKYTDSRGEDGDFDGKRKVVETVDGLLPKLLALSPEVIVVTGDHSTPSVMSAHSWHPVPFLLSSPYVRSGDSKAFSERECRLGSGGRMEARKLLGLMLAHAGRLEKYGA, from the coding sequence ATGAAAAGAATGGAACTTCTGCGGAGACTTGCCCGCGACAACGGGGGAAAAATGATCCTTCTCGTTATGGACGGCATCGGAGGACTTCCCGGTCCGGACGGAAAAACCGAGCTGGAAGCCGCCCGCACACCGAACCTCGATGCTCTGGCGGCAAAGAGCGAGCTCGGTCTTATCGACATAGTGGACACGGGAATAACCCCGGGAAGCGGTCCGGGTCATCTTTCCCTGTTCGGCTACGATCCTCTCGAGTATTCCATCGGCAGGGGCATTCTCGAGGCCATGGGCGTCGGTGCTCTGGTGGCCCCGGGAGACATCTGCGCCCGGGGTAATTTCTGCACCCGCTCAGAAGACGACGTCATCCTTGACAGGAGAGCCGGTCGGATAGCCACGGAAAAAAGCGCTCTCGTGGTGGAGAAGCTGGCGGCCTCCATCAGAGAGATCGATGGTGTAAAGGTCACGTTATACCCAGGAAGGGAGCACCGGTTTGTCGTCGTCTTCTCCGGCCCCGGCCTGACTCAGCAGGTTGCCGATGCCGACCCCCAGCAGGAAGGGGCCCCCATGCGCTGGGCGGCTTCTCTTGGTCCTGACGGGGAACGGATGGCTGCCGTGGCCAATGCCTTCATCAGAAAGGTCTCGGAGGTTCTCCGGGGTAATGCCCCGGCGAACGGCTGCCTGCTGCGTGGATTCTCCTCAGCTCCCGATCTGCCGCTGATGGGGGACCTCTACCGTATGAAGCCCGTTGCCGTCGCAACTTACCCCATGTACAGGGGACTGGCAAAACTCGTCGGGATGGATGTCGTCGACGCCGGCGAAACTCTGGACCGGCTCTTCGATGCCGTTGGCCGTCTCTGGAACGACTATGACTACTTCTACGTCCACGTGAAATACACGGACAGCAGGGGAGAGGACGGAGACTTCGACGGCAAGCGGAAAGTGGTGGAAACGGTGGACGGCCTTCTGCCGAAACTCCTTGCCCTTTCCCCCGAAGTAATCGTGGTGACGGGGGACCACAGCACTCCCAGCGTTATGAGCGCCCACTCCTGGCATCCCGTACCCTTCCTTCTCTCCAGCCCCTACGTCCGTTCAGGGGATTCAAAGGCTTTCAGCGAAAGGGAATGCCGCCTCGGCTCGGGCGGAAGAATGGAGGCCAGGAAGTTGCTCGGACTGATGCTCGCCCATGCCGGACGTCTTGAAAAATACGGCGCCTAA
- a CDS encoding Glu/Leu/Phe/Val dehydrogenase, which yields MAVVKRTSSNVLLDTALKNFYAAAEEMGLEEGLIDILSHSERRTCVSIPVEMDDGTIRVFDGYRVLHSSAIGPGKGGVRFHPEVNLDECEALGMMMTWKCSLAGIPYGGGKGGVSCEPLELSKKEKERIARTWAARMAPVIGAWTDVPAPDVNTGGPEMVWFMDTISKMKNKLEPAIFTGKPIPLWGSKGRTAATGYGVATCAIELLKNLGKSPEGATVAIQGFGNVGTYAALTMIDAGSKVIGISDITGTYYAPNGLDIKKAFDHVSNHPKHLLEGFTCDGCQKIDLPEVLFLDCDILIPAALEGVINGKNADKVKAKYIVEAANGPITPEGDAILDEKGILVVPDFLANSGGVIGSYFEWAQDLGGFFWSEEEYNDRLIRIMKDNFQRVWTYAKEKNVKMRRAAFMAAIQRVADAVRMRGVFL from the coding sequence ATGGCCGTAGTAAAGCGTACTTCCTCAAACGTTCTCCTTGACACAGCACTCAAGAATTTCTATGCAGCAGCTGAGGAGATGGGTCTCGAAGAGGGGCTCATCGACATCCTCAGCCACTCCGAGCGCCGGACATGCGTTTCTATCCCCGTGGAAATGGATGACGGAACGATAAGGGTTTTCGACGGGTACAGGGTTCTCCATTCTTCCGCCATCGGACCGGGCAAGGGCGGAGTCCGTTTCCACCCCGAAGTGAATCTCGACGAATGCGAAGCCCTTGGTATGATGATGACCTGGAAATGCTCCCTCGCCGGAATTCCCTACGGCGGAGGCAAGGGCGGCGTTTCCTGCGAACCCCTTGAGCTTTCCAAGAAGGAAAAAGAGCGGATCGCCAGGACTTGGGCAGCCCGGATGGCTCCCGTCATCGGAGCCTGGACCGACGTTCCCGCCCCTGACGTGAACACCGGCGGACCGGAAATGGTCTGGTTCATGGACACCATCAGCAAGATGAAGAACAAGCTCGAGCCCGCCATCTTCACCGGCAAGCCCATTCCCCTGTGGGGATCCAAGGGCCGCACGGCTGCGACCGGCTACGGCGTTGCAACCTGCGCAATCGAACTTCTCAAGAACCTTGGGAAGTCTCCTGAAGGAGCCACCGTCGCCATCCAGGGATTCGGCAACGTGGGAACCTATGCAGCCCTTACCATGATCGATGCCGGGTCGAAGGTCATCGGAATCAGCGATATCACCGGAACCTATTATGCACCAAACGGTCTCGACATCAAGAAAGCCTTCGACCATGTGAGCAATCACCCGAAACATCTTCTTGAAGGTTTTACCTGCGACGGCTGCCAGAAGATCGATCTTCCCGAAGTTCTGTTCCTCGACTGCGACATCCTCATCCCCGCCGCCCTTGAGGGTGTCATCAACGGGAAGAATGCCGACAAGGTCAAGGCGAAGTACATTGTCGAAGCCGCCAACGGCCCCATCACTCCTGAAGGCGACGCAATTCTCGACGAGAAGGGAATTCTCGTCGTTCCCGACTTCCTCGCCAATTCCGGCGGAGTCATCGGCTCCTACTTCGAGTGGGCACAGGACCTCGGCGGCTTCTTCTGGTCGGAGGAAGAGTACAACGATCGGCTGATCCGCATCATGAAGGATAACTTCCAGAGGGTTTGGACCTATGCGAAGGAAAAGAACGTCAAGATGCGCCGCGCAGCCTTCATGGCAGCTATCCAGAGAGTGGCCGATGCGGTGCGGATGAGAGGCGTGTTCCTGTAA